In Limimonas halophila, one DNA window encodes the following:
- a CDS encoding 50S ribosomal protein L23: MSHVRPHKPSEVSLSRTRMYDIVREPVITEKSTMGAENNEVTFRVPLEASKPEIRKAVEFLFNVRVTAVNTLRHKGKRKRFRGIHGKRADTKKAFVTLAEGYSIDVTTGI, translated from the coding sequence ATGAGCCACGTGCGACCGCACAAGCCCAGCGAGGTTTCGCTGTCGCGGACGCGCATGTACGACATCGTGCGCGAGCCCGTGATCACCGAGAAGTCCACGATGGGCGCGGAGAACAACGAGGTCACCTTCCGGGTGCCGCTGGAGGCCAGCAAGCCGGAAATCCGGAAGGCGGTCGAGTTCCTCTTCAACGTCCGCGTCACGGCCGTGAACACGCTTCGCCACAAGGGCAAGCGCAAGCGCTTTCGCGGCATTCACGGCAAGCGGGCGGACACCAAGAAGGCGTTCGTGACGCTGGCCGAGGGCTACAGCATCGACGTAACGACGGGGATCTAA
- the rplC gene encoding 50S ribosomal protein L3, translating into MRTGVLAQKVGMTRIFDEQGRHVPVTVLQLDECQVVDIRTEDKDGYNAVQVGAGRAKAKNTTKPMRGHFAKAKVKPKAKLGEFRVAPDALLEPGQELTANHFVPGQYVDVSGKSFGRGFTGVIKRHNFGGLRATHGVSAVHRSMGSTGQMQDPGRVFKGKKMPGRMGDRTVTTQNLKIVSVDESRNLLLVQGNVPGKEGGWLRVRDAVKKTRPETAPYPAATAGAEAQSGEASEG; encoded by the coding sequence ATGCGCACAGGCGTGCTCGCACAAAAGGTCGGCATGACCCGTATCTTCGACGAGCAGGGCCGGCACGTTCCGGTGACCGTGCTCCAGCTCGACGAGTGCCAGGTCGTGGACATCCGGACCGAGGACAAGGACGGCTACAACGCCGTTCAGGTCGGGGCCGGCCGTGCGAAGGCCAAGAACACGACAAAGCCCATGCGGGGGCACTTCGCCAAGGCGAAGGTAAAGCCGAAGGCCAAGCTGGGTGAGTTCCGGGTTGCCCCGGATGCCCTGCTGGAACCGGGCCAGGAACTGACTGCGAATCACTTCGTTCCCGGCCAGTACGTCGACGTCAGCGGGAAGTCCTTCGGCCGGGGCTTCACCGGCGTCATCAAGCGGCACAACTTCGGCGGCCTGCGGGCCACGCACGGCGTTTCGGCGGTGCACCGCTCGATGGGCTCGACCGGTCAGATGCAGGATCCGGGTCGCGTCTTCAAAGGCAAGAAGATGCCGGGCCGCATGGGTGACCGCACGGTGACCACCCAGAACCTGAAGATTGTGTCGGTGGATGAGAGCCGCAACCTGCTGCTCGTGCAGGGCAATGTGCCCGGCAAGGAAGGTGGCTGGCTGCGCGTCCGCGACGCCGTGAAGAAGACGCGTCCGGAGACGGCACCCTATCCGGCGGCGACGGCTGGCGCGGAAGCGCAGAGCGGCGAGGCCAGTGAGGGATGA
- the rpsJ gene encoding 30S ribosomal protein S10: protein MESQNIRIRLKAFEHRVLDNSTSEIVNTAKRTGARVRGPIPLPTRIERYTLLRGPHIHKKSREQFEIRTHKRLLDIVDPTPQTVDALMKLDLAAGVDVEIKLKG from the coding sequence ATGGAAAGCCAGAACATTCGCATCCGCTTGAAGGCCTTCGAACACCGGGTGCTCGACAACTCGACCTCGGAGATCGTGAACACGGCCAAGCGGACCGGCGCTCGCGTGCGGGGTCCCATCCCGCTGCCCACGCGCATCGAGCGGTACACGCTGCTGCGGGGGCCGCATATTCACAAGAAGAGCCGCGAGCAGTTCGAAATCCGCACCCACAAGCGGTTGCTCGACATCGTCGACCCCACGCCGCAGACCGTGGACGCTTTGATGAAGCTGGACCTTGCGGCCGGCGTGGACGTCGAGATCAAGCTGAAGGGCTGA
- the tuf gene encoding elongation factor Tu produces MAKSQFERDKPHVNIGTIGHVDHGKTTLTAAMTRILSEQGSADYQAFDKIDKAPEEKERGITISTAHVEYSTENRHYAHVDCPGHADYVKNMITGAAQMDGAILVVSAADGAMPQTREHILLARQVGVPALVVYLNKCDQVDDEEILELVELEVRELLSSYDFDGEATPVIKGSALTALEGGDQKMGHDSIIELVNAIDEHIPQPERPLDKPFLMPIEDVFSISGRGTVVTGRVEQGKVTTGQQVEIVGFKPTRKTTVTGVEMFRKLLDQGEAGDNVGTLLRGIARDDVQRGQVLAEPGSITPHTKFTAEAYILNKDEGGRHTPFFSNYRPQFFFRTTDVTGVVQLHEGTEMVMPGDNAAMDVELIAPVAMEEGLRFAIREGGKTVGAGVVSKIIE; encoded by the coding sequence ATGGCGAAGTCGCAGTTTGAGAGGGACAAGCCGCACGTCAACATTGGGACGATTGGTCACGTTGACCATGGGAAGACGACGTTGACGGCGGCGATGACGCGGATTTTGTCGGAGCAGGGTAGTGCGGACTACCAGGCGTTCGACAAGATCGACAAGGCGCCGGAGGAGAAAGAGCGCGGGATCACGATTTCGACGGCGCACGTGGAGTATTCCACGGAGAACCGGCACTATGCGCACGTCGACTGTCCGGGTCACGCGGACTACGTGAAGAACATGATCACGGGCGCGGCGCAGATGGACGGCGCGATTCTTGTGGTGTCGGCCGCGGACGGTGCGATGCCGCAGACGCGCGAGCACATTTTGCTGGCGCGCCAGGTGGGTGTTCCGGCGCTGGTCGTTTATCTGAACAAGTGCGATCAGGTGGACGACGAGGAGATTTTGGAGCTGGTGGAGCTCGAGGTTCGCGAGCTGCTGTCGAGTTACGACTTTGACGGCGAGGCGACGCCGGTGATCAAGGGTTCGGCGTTGACGGCGCTCGAGGGCGGTGACCAGAAGATGGGTCACGACAGCATCATCGAGTTGGTGAACGCGATCGACGAGCACATTCCGCAGCCGGAGCGTCCGCTGGACAAGCCGTTCCTGATGCCGATCGAGGACGTGTTCTCGATTTCGGGTCGCGGGACGGTTGTCACGGGCCGCGTTGAGCAGGGCAAGGTGACGACGGGCCAGCAGGTCGAGATCGTTGGCTTCAAGCCGACGCGGAAGACGACGGTGACCGGCGTGGAGATGTTCCGCAAGCTGCTGGACCAGGGCGAGGCCGGCGACAACGTTGGCACGCTGTTGCGCGGGATTGCGCGCGACGACGTGCAGCGCGGTCAGGTGCTGGCGGAGCCGGGTTCGATCACGCCGCACACGAAGTTCACGGCCGAGGCGTATATTCTGAACAAGGACGAGGGCGGTCGTCACACGCCGTTCTTCTCCAACTATCGGCCGCAGTTCTTCTTCCGGACGACGGACGTGACGGGCGTGGTGCAGCTGCACGAGGGCACCGAGATGGTGATGCCGGGCGACAACGCGGCGATGGACGTCGAGCTGATCGCGCCCGTCGCCATGGAGGAAGGCCTGCGCTTCGCCATCCGCGAAGGCGGCAAAACCGTCGGCGCCGGCGTCGTCTCCAAAATCATCGAGTAA
- the rplD gene encoding 50S ribosomal protein L4: protein MKWAVTTLDNETAGEIELNEAVFGQPLRKDILARVVEWQLARRRNGTAFTKSQSQVSGSGKKIYRQKGTGRARHGARRANIFRGGGVAHGPKPRDHSFSLPKKVRRLGLKVALSAKASEGKLIVLDQAVADSPKTKALQQRLKGLGVSGALVVGGDELDENFSLAARNMKDVDILPQSGANVHDILRHDQLVLTTDAVQALEARLT from the coding sequence ATGAAGTGGGCAGTAACCACGCTGGACAACGAGACGGCCGGCGAGATCGAGCTGAACGAGGCCGTCTTCGGGCAGCCGCTGCGTAAGGACATCCTGGCGCGCGTGGTTGAATGGCAGCTGGCGCGGCGCCGAAACGGAACCGCTTTCACCAAGTCGCAGAGCCAGGTAAGCGGCTCGGGCAAGAAGATCTACCGCCAGAAGGGCACCGGCCGCGCACGGCACGGGGCACGCCGGGCGAACATCTTCCGCGGCGGGGGTGTCGCGCACGGCCCGAAACCGCGGGATCACAGCTTCTCGCTGCCGAAGAAGGTGCGCCGGCTGGGTCTGAAGGTCGCCCTGTCCGCCAAGGCCAGCGAGGGCAAGCTGATCGTGCTCGATCAGGCGGTCGCCGACAGCCCCAAGACCAAGGCACTGCAGCAGCGCCTGAAGGGCCTGGGCGTAAGTGGCGCACTCGTGGTCGGTGGCGACGAGTTGGACGAGAACTTCTCGCTCGCCGCGCGGAACATGAAGGATGTCGACATCCTGCCGCAGAGCGGCGCGAATGTGCACGACATTCTTCGCCACGATCAGCTCGTGCTGACGACAGACGCCGTGCAAGCGCTGGAGGCGCGCCTGACATGA